TCCTGCTCGAGCTCCAGCTTGGACAGCACCTCGACAAGGGACGGGTCTTCCTGAATCGGAACGCCGTGCTCCTTCGCTTTGTTCATGATCGATTCGGCGACGACGCCCCGGCCTTTTGCCACCAATACAGGCGCCGCCGATCGGCCCGGCGCATATTTTAACGCAACGGCCTTTTTGATGCCCGATTTATTATCGCTCATACGCGGATATCCACACCTTTGTACGATTTCGGGCTGTACAGCGATCTTAGGGCCGCGCTTGCTCCCGGGTCGGCGGAAGCTCCGGCGGATTTTCCGCCTTGAAGGTCGGAAAGCTTTTCCGGATAAGCGCTGCATTTGAGCGAAATGAACTGGTAGCCGATACTCTGCATCCCAGAAGCGATCTCCTCCCGGTTTGCCTCAAGCAACCCGGCGACAATCGGATAGTTATTGTGCACATGGAGGCTGACGATGCGGTCGACCACCTGCACGTCAACCAGCGTGTCGCCCATCTCTTTCATTCGCAGGTCGAACAGCAAGCGGCAGTTATTTGCATCGAGCTCACCGCGCGGTCCTTTCCGCGATTGGATATGGA
The window above is part of the Paenibacillus hamazuiensis genome. Proteins encoded here:
- a CDS encoding EscU/YscU/HrcU family type III secretion system export apparatus switch protein; the encoded protein is MSDNKSGIKKAVALKYAPGRSAAPVLVAKGRGVVAESIMNKAKEHGVPIQEDPSLVEVLSKLELEQEIPPELYQLVAEVLSFIYRSDQRVKEIRSTDAKIR